The proteins below come from a single Halomonas binhaiensis genomic window:
- a CDS encoding diacylglycerol kinase codes for MKPGHTGWRHLVHSTRYSLKGLKAAFRNESAFRQELGLCLVLVPLAWWIGDTPVEWILLVGSCFMVLIVELVNTAIESVVDRIGPERHVLSGRAKDIGSAAVMLALIMAGLTWILLAADKYHLL; via the coding sequence ATGAAGCCCGGACATACCGGCTGGCGCCACTTGGTTCATTCCACCCGCTATTCGCTCAAGGGGCTCAAGGCGGCATTCCGTAATGAATCCGCCTTTCGTCAGGAACTTGGCTTGTGCCTTGTGCTGGTACCTCTGGCCTGGTGGATCGGAGATACGCCAGTTGAATGGATTCTTCTCGTGGGTAGTTGCTTTATGGTGCTGATCGTCGAACTGGTCAACACTGCCATTGAAAGTGTGGTCGACCGGATTGGGCCTGAGCGTCACGTCCTTTCCGGGCGAGCCAAGGATATTGGCTCGGCAGCAGTGATGCTGGCGCTGATCATGGCAGGGTTGACCTGGATCCTGCTGGCTGCCGACAAATATCATCTGCTCTAA
- a CDS encoding LysR family transcriptional regulator codes for MHWTLDQLALFIACVERGSFSAAARHLGRAQSAVSMAIANLELDLGCELFDRSTRSPTLTAAGEALLPEAHAVITQCQRLNARAHTLALGEEPRLVVAIDEALVEIPPVDATLEALATHYPALSLTLLYGAQGDVSGWVQDGTANLGILLSHERTPGALESHCIALLRQHWVVGVSHPLASLPHVTPSDLAQHRQLMMAPRRHPSSNTQAPPLSSQCWRLNSFYSMGELATRGLGWAIVPEHIAHYPPFRHRLTLLTSAALGEAPSIEVDTVTRRDAGQGPIATWLQQTLRERFRDLA; via the coding sequence ATGCATTGGACACTGGACCAGCTAGCGCTATTCATCGCTTGTGTCGAACGAGGCTCATTTTCCGCAGCAGCACGCCACCTTGGCCGAGCCCAGTCTGCGGTAAGCATGGCCATTGCCAACCTGGAACTGGACCTTGGCTGCGAGTTGTTTGATCGGAGTACTCGCTCCCCTACCCTGACCGCCGCAGGTGAGGCTCTGTTACCGGAAGCCCATGCGGTGATCACTCAATGCCAACGCCTGAATGCCCGTGCACATACCCTGGCACTGGGAGAAGAACCCCGCCTGGTGGTCGCCATTGATGAGGCTTTGGTGGAAATACCACCGGTAGACGCAACCCTTGAGGCACTGGCAACGCACTACCCAGCACTTTCTCTGACGCTATTATATGGTGCCCAAGGAGATGTATCCGGCTGGGTCCAGGATGGAACGGCCAACCTGGGAATCCTGCTCAGTCACGAACGTACACCGGGTGCGCTGGAAAGCCATTGCATTGCCTTGCTTCGCCAGCACTGGGTAGTAGGGGTATCACATCCCCTGGCAAGTCTGCCCCACGTCACACCCAGTGATCTCGCACAACATCGACAGCTGATGATGGCCCCTCGCCGCCACCCGTCATCCAACACACAGGCCCCTCCCTTGAGTAGCCAGTGCTGGCGCCTGAACAGTTTCTACTCGATGGGCGAACTGGCGACCCGCGGCCTCGGCTGGGCTATCGTGCCCGAGCATATTGCCCACTATCCTCCCTTTCGACATCGCCTCACCCTGCTGACCAGTGCCGCGCTAGGAGAAGCGCCCAGCATTGAAGTGGATACCGTCACCCGCCGGGATGCCGGTCAGGGCCCCATCGCCACCTGGCTGCAACAGACGCTGCGAGAACGTTTCAGAGACCTGGCATGA
- the dacB gene encoding D-alanyl-D-alanine carboxypeptidase/D-alanyl-D-alanine-endopeptidase produces MPCRPLPPWLATIMTVSLAVLATSSVQAAGFSHLQELGQQGYQISAQARLLGDSAEEPEILGSITPEKLLTPASVTKVYTAAAILDALGPQYRFTTTLKSTARPTGDGVLNGDLILDGGGDPGLTSEDLWRLTQRLYQAGVRRVTGQLLVSQWRFGPVECRTVDRCAVTERSDNAYSALLSSSGVNYGSWCVQVAPGAVGGPARVTDCNAMTPLMGISNTVTTQGANGATGLVASRVQENGTEHLRVAGKITINELPQEIYRASADPAAQTATILGAMLELAGIKVEGGHGTTSERPPSNAIRLAAVDGKPLQELLLRMLNYSNNYMADVMALDLVDEPQAQLDQAGETLEAFAAEIPGHGPVTLESGSGLTTGNKTSAQGVNSVLEYMYGRSELFPVFAAGLQAPTNGPMRHLRRGSQTFQSHVMVKTGTLNQPVAVRALSGYFRTTGQRWGVFTVLVNGTSNTPYLSWSRVLDLVSLDLDQMISQH; encoded by the coding sequence ATGCCTTGTCGTCCGTTGCCACCCTGGCTTGCCACCATCATGACAGTTTCTCTGGCTGTGCTTGCCACATCTTCTGTACAGGCCGCCGGGTTTTCACATCTTCAAGAGCTTGGCCAACAGGGGTATCAGATCAGTGCTCAGGCACGCTTATTGGGCGACAGTGCTGAAGAGCCAGAAATTCTGGGCAGTATTACCCCTGAGAAGCTGCTGACACCAGCATCGGTGACCAAGGTCTACACCGCAGCAGCCATTCTGGATGCACTAGGTCCTCAGTATCGTTTCACCACGACGCTCAAGAGTACTGCGCGTCCAACTGGTGATGGTGTTCTGAATGGAGATCTGATTCTGGACGGTGGAGGTGACCCTGGACTGACCAGCGAGGACTTGTGGCGCTTGACTCAGCGTCTGTATCAGGCTGGCGTTCGTCGAGTGACGGGACAGCTGCTGGTCAGTCAATGGCGCTTTGGTCCGGTGGAATGCCGGACGGTTGATCGCTGTGCAGTGACCGAGCGCTCCGACAATGCCTACAGCGCTTTGCTGAGTTCCTCTGGAGTGAACTATGGCAGCTGGTGTGTGCAGGTGGCCCCTGGAGCTGTTGGGGGGCCTGCCCGGGTTACAGACTGCAATGCCATGACGCCGCTGATGGGTATCAGCAATACAGTGACCACTCAGGGAGCGAATGGGGCCACGGGGCTGGTTGCCAGCCGGGTGCAGGAAAATGGTACCGAGCATCTGCGAGTGGCGGGCAAGATCACCATCAATGAACTGCCCCAGGAAATCTATCGTGCCAGTGCCGATCCTGCAGCGCAGACAGCCACGATCCTGGGAGCCATGCTTGAGCTTGCGGGTATCAAGGTCGAAGGCGGTCATGGCACGACCAGCGAACGGCCACCTTCCAATGCCATCCGTTTGGCGGCAGTGGATGGTAAACCGTTGCAGGAGCTTCTGCTGCGCATGCTCAATTATTCGAACAACTATATGGCTGACGTGATGGCACTGGACCTGGTGGACGAGCCCCAGGCGCAGCTCGACCAGGCCGGAGAGACCCTGGAGGCCTTCGCGGCCGAGATTCCGGGACATGGGCCTGTGACACTGGAGAGTGGCAGTGGATTGACGACCGGCAACAAGACATCGGCACAGGGGGTCAATTCCGTGCTCGAGTACATGTACGGGCGCAGCGAATTGTTTCCGGTCTTTGCCGCTGGTTTGCAGGCTCCTACCAATGGCCCCATGCGTCACTTACGGCGAGGCTCCCAGACATTCCAGAGCCATGTGATGGTGAAGACAGGGACGTTGAACCAGCCGGTAGCCGTGCGTGCTCTCAGCGGATATTTTCGTACCACTGGGCAGCGCTGGGGAGTATTCACGGTGCTGGTCAACGGCACATCCAATACCCCCTACCTGAGCTGGTCACGAGTCCTGGACCTGGTATCTCTGGATCTTGACCAGATGATTTCCCAACACTGA
- a CDS encoding DMT family transporter, with product MMSYLYLALAIVAEVIATSALKASEGFSRFWPSVLVVAGYLSAFYLLALVLRSVPVGIAYALWAGLGIVLVALVGIVVYGEKPDFPAVLGMAMIVGGVAIIQLFSSVASH from the coding sequence CTGATGAGTTACTTGTATCTGGCCCTGGCTATTGTGGCTGAAGTCATTGCGACTTCAGCCTTGAAGGCCAGCGAGGGATTCAGTCGTTTCTGGCCCAGCGTGCTGGTGGTTGCGGGCTATCTCTCGGCATTCTATCTGTTGGCTCTGGTATTGCGCAGTGTGCCGGTGGGTATTGCTTATGCTCTGTGGGCGGGGCTCGGTATTGTATTGGTTGCCCTGGTCGGCATTGTTGTCTATGGCGAGAAACCTGATTTTCCCGCAGTACTGGGTATGGCCATGATTGTAGGAGGTGTGGCCATCATTCAGTTGTTTTCTTCGGTTGCCTCTCACTGA
- a CDS encoding PACE efflux transporter, with product MRSFKERLAHMSLFELGGLVIVTPLASVISGHGLGEIGVLAAGLATIAMLWNLVWNWFFDRLVPTRQRSIGQRFAQAMGFELGLLLGTLPLVAWWLNIGLVEAFWLDAGFMLFFLFYAMIFNSLFDRVMQRRLAKQDSKAKQDSKAQQAMREA from the coding sequence ATGCGTTCGTTCAAGGAGCGTCTGGCCCATATGTCATTGTTTGAACTTGGTGGGCTGGTGATCGTGACTCCGCTGGCCAGTGTCATCAGCGGCCATGGCCTGGGCGAGATCGGCGTCCTGGCTGCAGGGCTGGCGACGATCGCCATGCTGTGGAATCTTGTCTGGAACTGGTTCTTCGATCGCCTCGTGCCGACTCGCCAGCGAAGCATTGGGCAGCGGTTCGCTCAGGCGATGGGGTTTGAGCTGGGCTTGTTGCTGGGGACCCTGCCTCTAGTGGCCTGGTGGTTGAACATTGGCCTGGTCGAGGCATTCTGGCTTGATGCAGGCTTCATGCTGTTCTTCCTGTTTTACGCCATGATCTTCAACAGCCTGTTTGACCGTGTCATGCAGCGGCGCCTTGCGAAGCAAGACTCAAAAGCGAAGCAAGATTCAAAAGCACAGCAAGCCATGAGGGAAGCCTGA